The Halomicronema hongdechloris C2206 genome includes a window with the following:
- a CDS encoding phage tail sheath family protein, which translates to MPITPTYPGVYIEEIPSGVRTITGVATSITAFIGRTRRGPVDEPITLNSYSDFERVFGGLWLQSTVSFAIRDFYLNGGSQAIVVRLQEGGATAQLTVPRATAPSTLALVAANEGAWGDNLRGRVDHDVSADMATLLGVAETDLFNLTVLDVQTGALEEFRNLTVVDSPRRVDQVLADRSSLVRVASLPVPATRPDANDADLLADAGNPDPAIATPALEELQKPPFSSDIRSNGVAPGDEGDDGAPLSEPNFIGPGKATAKEGLYALLKTDLFNLLCLPPYSPITDIDSGLITAAASFCEEQRAMLILDPPADWSSKEDAKAGINAGVGTTSRNAAIFFPRLRQPHPLRSNQVDSFVPCGAIAGIFARTDAQRGVWKAPAGLEATLNGVPDLSVKLTDAENGELNPLGVNCLRSFPGVGRVVWGSRTLQGADRLASEWKYIPVRRLTLFLEESLYRGTQWVVFEPNDEPLWAQIRLNVGAFMNNLFRQGAFQGTTPREAYFVKCDSETTTQNDIDRGIVNIIVGFAPLKPAEFVIIKFQQIAGEIAT; encoded by the coding sequence ATGCCCATTACTCCCACCTATCCCGGTGTTTATATTGAGGAGATTCCCAGTGGTGTGCGGACCATTACGGGGGTAGCCACCTCGATTACGGCGTTTATTGGCCGCACCCGGCGTGGTCCGGTGGATGAGCCCATTACCCTCAACAGCTACAGCGACTTTGAACGGGTGTTTGGCGGGCTATGGCTGCAGAGCACCGTTAGTTTTGCGATACGAGACTTTTACTTAAATGGGGGCTCTCAAGCCATCGTGGTGCGCCTCCAGGAAGGGGGAGCAACGGCTCAGTTGACGGTACCCAGGGCGACGGCCCCAAGCACCCTGGCACTAGTGGCGGCTAACGAAGGCGCCTGGGGCGATAATCTACGGGGGCGAGTTGATCATGACGTTTCGGCGGACATGGCGACCCTATTGGGGGTGGCGGAGACTGACCTGTTCAACTTGACGGTGCTTGATGTACAAACCGGAGCCCTGGAAGAGTTTCGTAATCTGACGGTGGTGGATAGTCCGCGTCGGGTCGATCAGGTGCTGGCGGATCGCTCTAGTTTGGTGCGGGTGGCTAGTTTGCCGGTGCCTGCCACTCGACCCGATGCCAATGATGCCGACCTGTTGGCAGATGCTGGCAATCCAGACCCTGCGATCGCAACGCCTGCCCTAGAAGAGCTGCAGAAGCCGCCCTTTAGCAGCGACATTCGCTCCAATGGCGTGGCCCCAGGTGATGAGGGGGACGATGGCGCCCCCCTGTCAGAACCTAACTTCATCGGCCCCGGCAAAGCCACTGCCAAAGAGGGGCTCTACGCCCTGCTGAAGACGGATCTGTTTAACCTCCTCTGTCTACCCCCCTACTCACCGATTACAGACATTGACTCTGGGTTAATCACGGCGGCGGCCAGCTTCTGTGAAGAACAGCGGGCCATGCTGATTCTAGATCCCCCGGCAGACTGGAGCAGCAAGGAAGACGCCAAGGCCGGCATTAACGCCGGGGTAGGCACCACCAGCCGCAATGCGGCGATTTTCTTCCCCCGGTTGCGGCAGCCCCATCCCCTGCGCAGTAACCAAGTAGACTCCTTTGTGCCCTGCGGTGCCATCGCCGGCATTTTCGCCCGCACCGATGCCCAGCGAGGCGTGTGGAAAGCCCCAGCCGGGTTGGAGGCCACCCTGAATGGGGTGCCTGATTTGAGTGTGAAGCTGACGGATGCCGAGAACGGTGAACTCAACCCCTTAGGGGTGAACTGTCTGCGGTCGTTCCCGGGGGTGGGGCGAGTGGTGTGGGGATCGCGCACCCTGCAGGGGGCCGATCGGCTGGCCTCCGAGTGGAAATATATTCCGGTGCGTCGCCTGACCTTGTTCCTAGAAGAGAGCCTCTATCGCGGCACCCAGTGGGTGGTGTTTGAGCCCAATGATGAGCCGCTGTGGGCGCAGATTCGCCTGAATGTGGGGGCCTTTATGAATAATTTGTTCCGGCAGGGGGCGTTTCAGGGAACCACGCCCAGGGAGGCTTACTTCGTCAAATGTGATAGCGAAACCACGACCCAAAACGATATTGATCGCGGCATCGTCAATATCATCGTGGGATTTGCCCCCTTGAAACCGGCCGAGTTCGTGATTATCAAGTTCCAGCAAATTGCCGGCGAGATTGCCACCTAA
- a CDS encoding phage tail protein, whose translation MAQFSVNAQRFDPYKNFKFRVKWDGRYVAGISKVGALKRTTEVVEHREGGDPSTSRYSPGRSKFEPIMLERGVTHDSEFEQWANKVWNYGSGLGAEVSLQDFRKDIILEVMNEAGQVAIAYRVYRCWVSEFTAMPELDANANAIAIQSIQLQNEGWERDYDVTEPTEPSFSEPEA comes from the coding sequence ATGGCTCAATTTAGCGTCAACGCGCAACGGTTTGACCCCTACAAGAATTTCAAATTTCGGGTCAAGTGGGATGGTCGCTATGTGGCGGGCATTAGCAAAGTCGGTGCCCTCAAACGCACCACCGAGGTGGTAGAGCATCGGGAAGGGGGCGACCCCAGCACCTCGCGCTATTCCCCCGGTCGCTCCAAGTTTGAGCCGATCATGTTGGAGCGGGGGGTGACCCACGACAGCGAGTTTGAGCAGTGGGCCAATAAGGTCTGGAATTATGGATCGGGGTTAGGGGCCGAAGTCTCGCTGCAGGACTTTCGCAAAGACATCATTCTCGAGGTGATGAATGAAGCGGGACAGGTGGCCATTGCCTACCGCGTCTACCGGTGTTGGGTGTCCGAGTTTACCGCTATGCCGGAACTCGATGCCAACGCCAATGCCATTGCCATTCAAAGCATTCAATTGCAAAACGAAGGATGGGAGCGGGATTACGATGTCACAGAACCTACGGAGCCCAGCTTCAGCGAGCCCGAAGCTTAG
- a CDS encoding Pvc16 family protein yields the protein MAFVETGNAIGAVTQLLREHLLPPTVPEADITVGRPEAAATSSQNPKLNLFLYEIQFDPSLRNHALDKGQPFPLWLVLKYLLTAFDTSGDSDSISAHGLLGEGMRALQELGLSPP from the coding sequence ATGGCCTTCGTCGAGACTGGAAACGCCATTGGTGCCGTCACCCAGCTGTTGCGGGAGCACCTACTGCCGCCGACGGTGCCGGAAGCCGATATCACCGTGGGCCGGCCTGAGGCTGCTGCTACCTCGTCCCAAAACCCCAAACTCAACCTATTTCTCTACGAGATCCAGTTCGACCCCAGCCTGCGCAATCACGCCCTAGACAAAGGCCAACCCTTTCCCCTCTGGTTAGTGCTGAAATATCTGCTCACCGCCTTCGATACCAGTGGCGACAGCGATAGTATTTCGGCCCACGGACTGTTGGGAGAGGGGATGCGGGCCTTGCAAGAATTAGGCCTTTCTCCCCCTTAA